Proteins from a genomic interval of Bacillota bacterium:
- a CDS encoding DEAD/DEAH box helicase, whose translation MVKVYFSHSGNPLLKNVSCIECNDGTIIDIINELNSKTNLVGIKSHILSDDNKILSHARLFKNICAYKQFEEFNYYESPNTIEIRQITDEVTFKDEENLLISLFQPEYLKDLLNEGLTRSKESFNYKDINGFNESKDFRPIIENIDCEIYREQIKEFKNGETTLEDLKIEKNGMPVLVINKNGFDKKRSKLLPEELVDAIREIWDLPEKEGSLRLFQEDALFFIIAKLMGLPFPYEKQLLLSMPTGGGKTEAFMIPIVSYIFKQKQFKPNDIGIRAVIIYPTNALANDQAMRFVELIYRINREIKKKLLPDARQITIGILSGDTPRDGSNLADDSLIQLCPKCGNSRFQKENDMLKCKAIVDGSICNTTLDFCRLTKNDIVNNPPDILITNPDEINFALHSPRYARIFYQKIDTIVFDEVHMYQGIFGCHISHLLRRLEEISNHKPLYIGLSATIGNAKQLAALLFNESIQNIKYVHNKDEYYTTEKTTRYRYHLLVKPAVMYKDSDDEKYVRTMSVAAAIGMFVGHLLIDSHFRKTIIFTNYRNDADDLAKYLKEREGLDIRNYFQRIINKIKRNESLDDEEVEICQFIHKWIAVIMQSSVINKDILEIGWNRGGLEKEARIRSIHSFTRNQIIEENVSAENSKTIYEKPIDLMVATKTLEVGIDIGDVTTVINSSAPFTTNEYVQRVGRAGRKKDSLAITVVNPENAIDSYFIKYFNRYVSGSDFEDAPIIISNEVIATRHILARIMDYFTKILCEDENCKNMVSINVLRFKEALKIKHNGEVLTIEDGITVTEAKRFGEKLYEEIFLKQSVDGERILDRYLKFLANEASILKISLSNIDKDYIKNIIIDKIVEINNNLQTKNERGWENSEFVTGFNAKDRTLCPTLRGSGATVDICLEGPEGNILKDIVTRQAAFNSMPPSNTSKATASSGISTFEVYDAGIETDKITENKVKRRIAYDPNCIEYFSKKFENFSSSTDPVEFLCDFNVVIPQKLKVRYFPSRFYCYKCEKGLKPPNDIIENAKGILCRTCTSKVQQLPLVYLCAHDDGCGQVIDPPIPKACINPECPDFKFFYEQYEKNNYRFNYDMVKHFKFRMTRDLEWVCKRCGAKMNFTTSSSMRSNNKNKIELLKVINDWDYDKKSPKGVAVFIKRNPEWYYGGDNNSSSYYCSKCGNSLIKTVGVPRVRTVSFSYFGKGSKILKHQKVFLAKNSNKPVGSIDFTDGYTIQLARDFLRRYTSGLRETKTMIKYFRIFEQNIFLGNYFDTHFAWIRFNTIIDEFINNKQYKCSGKCSECTLFEDIDLGEIMKPKLQIESYNMDTRTGRPRKPDPREKYCSKALSNECINLECTGCNNFKTNEFLRYIIIHTIKHGLLWALPKYAGVNIAEVRGEVYPNDREDNIDLILVDNNEGGSGAILLIEKHWDKIWNFAVEVISRTCSNQANIILPHSCKRFNSDLCPFITRDFFNYIGYIEL comes from the coding sequence ATGGTTAAAGTGTATTTTTCTCATTCGGGAAATCCGTTATTAAAAAATGTTAGTTGTATTGAATGCAATGATGGAACTATTATTGACATAATTAATGAATTAAACTCAAAAACAAATCTTGTAGGTATCAAAAGCCACATATTATCTGATGATAATAAAATACTTTCTCATGCAAGGTTGTTTAAAAATATTTGTGCTTACAAACAATTTGAAGAATTTAATTACTACGAATCACCTAATACTATCGAAATTAGGCAAATAACGGATGAAGTTACATTTAAAGATGAGGAGAACTTGTTAATATCACTATTTCAACCAGAATACCTTAAAGATTTACTCAATGAAGGGTTGACGCGAAGTAAAGAATCTTTTAATTATAAAGATATTAACGGTTTTAATGAAAGTAAGGATTTTAGGCCGATTATTGAAAATATTGATTGTGAGATTTATAGAGAGCAAATAAAAGAATTCAAAAATGGAGAAACAACATTGGAGGATTTAAAAATCGAGAAAAATGGTATGCCTGTATTAGTGATAAATAAAAATGGATTTGACAAAAAAAGGTCGAAGTTATTACCCGAAGAGCTAGTTGATGCAATTAGAGAAATTTGGGATTTACCTGAAAAAGAAGGAAGTTTAAGATTATTCCAGGAAGATGCATTATTCTTTATTATAGCTAAACTAATGGGATTACCATTTCCATATGAGAAACAATTATTACTGTCAATGCCCACAGGTGGAGGTAAAACAGAAGCTTTTATGATACCGATAGTATCATACATATTTAAACAAAAACAGTTTAAACCAAATGATATTGGCATTAGAGCAGTTATTATATATCCAACAAATGCATTAGCAAATGACCAGGCCATGAGATTTGTGGAACTTATATATAGGATTAACCGGGAGATAAAAAAGAAACTGCTTCCGGATGCCAGACAGATTACTATAGGGATTCTTTCTGGGGATACTCCTAGAGATGGTAGTAATTTAGCCGATGATAGTTTAATTCAACTATGTCCTAAGTGCGGAAACTCTAGATTTCAGAAAGAAAATGACATGTTAAAATGTAAGGCTATTGTTGATGGTAGTATTTGCAACACAACTTTAGATTTTTGCAGATTAACTAAAAATGATATTGTTAATAACCCACCCGATATACTCATAACAAACCCGGATGAAATTAATTTTGCGTTACACAGCCCTAGGTATGCACGGATTTTCTACCAAAAAATTGATACTATAGTTTTTGATGAAGTGCACATGTATCAGGGTATTTTTGGATGTCATATTTCTCATTTATTACGAAGACTTGAAGAAATCAGTAATCATAAGCCACTTTATATTGGATTAAGTGCGACTATTGGGAATGCAAAACAATTGGCAGCATTACTTTTTAATGAAAGCATTCAGAATATTAAATATGTACATAATAAGGATGAATATTATACTACCGAAAAAACGACCAGATATAGGTACCATCTTTTAGTTAAACCTGCAGTTATGTATAAAGATTCAGATGATGAGAAATATGTCAGGACAATGTCTGTTGCGGCTGCCATAGGAATGTTTGTTGGACATCTTTTAATAGACTCACACTTTCGAAAAACTATTATTTTTACAAACTATAGAAATGACGCCGATGATTTAGCTAAATATTTGAAAGAAAGAGAAGGATTAGATATTAGGAATTATTTTCAAAGAATTATCAATAAAATAAAGAGGAATGAAAGTCTTGATGATGAAGAGGTGGAAATCTGCCAATTCATTCATAAGTGGATTGCCGTAATTATGCAAAGTTCAGTTATCAATAAAGATATTCTTGAAATCGGTTGGAACAGAGGAGGATTAGAAAAAGAAGCACGAATTAGATCAATACATTCTTTTACAAGGAATCAAATCATTGAAGAAAATGTCAGTGCTGAAAATTCTAAAACTATATATGAAAAACCTATTGATTTAATGGTAGCTACAAAAACTTTGGAAGTAGGAATTGACATTGGAGATGTTACTACAGTTATTAACAGTTCAGCGCCTTTTACAACTAATGAATATGTACAGAGAGTAGGTAGAGCAGGTAGGAAAAAAGATTCATTAGCAATTACTGTTGTTAATCCGGAAAATGCAATCGATTCATATTTTATTAAGTATTTTAATAGATATGTAAGTGGTTCCGATTTTGAAGATGCACCAATCATTATTTCTAATGAAGTTATTGCAACTAGACATATTTTAGCTCGTATAATGGATTACTTTACCAAAATTCTTTGTGAAGATGAAAACTGTAAAAATATGGTCTCAATAAATGTACTAAGATTTAAGGAAGCTTTGAAAATAAAACATAATGGTGAAGTATTAACAATTGAAGATGGTATTACTGTTACTGAAGCGAAAAGATTCGGTGAAAAGCTTTATGAAGAAATATTTTTAAAACAGAGTGTTGACGGTGAACGAATACTGGACAGGTACTTGAAATTTCTTGCAAATGAGGCTTCAATATTGAAAATTTCCTTATCTAATATTGATAAAGATTATATAAAAAATATTATCATTGATAAAATAGTTGAGATAAATAATAATTTACAGACTAAGAATGAAAGAGGCTGGGAAAATTCAGAGTTTGTAACAGGTTTTAATGCAAAAGATAGAACTCTATGTCCTACTTTAAGAGGGTCGGGAGCTACTGTTGATATATGTCTGGAAGGTCCAGAAGGGAACATCCTAAAAGATATTGTTACGAGGCAGGCTGCTTTTAACAGTATGCCTCCTTCAAATACATCAAAAGCAACTGCTTCTTCGGGTATTAGCACTTTTGAAGTTTACGATGCGGGAATAGAGACTGACAAAATAACTGAAAATAAAGTTAAAAGAAGAATTGCATATGATCCAAATTGTATAGAATACTTTAGTAAAAAGTTTGAAAACTTTTCAAGTTCAACAGACCCGGTTGAATTTCTTTGTGATTTTAATGTTGTCATTCCTCAAAAGCTAAAGGTAAGATACTTTCCAAGTAGGTTTTATTGTTATAAATGTGAAAAAGGTCTTAAACCTCCTAATGATATTATAGAGAATGCAAAAGGGATACTTTGCAGAACATGTACGTCTAAAGTCCAGCAATTGCCTTTAGTTTACTTGTGTGCTCATGATGATGGGTGTGGTCAGGTTATTGATCCTCCAATTCCAAAAGCTTGCATAAATCCTGAATGCCCGGATTTCAAATTTTTTTATGAGCAGTATGAAAAGAATAATTATAGGTTCAATTATGATATGGTTAAACACTTCAAGTTTAGAATGACCAGGGATTTAGAATGGGTCTGTAAAAGATGTGGGGCAAAAATGAACTTTACTACTAGTAGTAGCATGAGAAGTAATAACAAAAATAAAATTGAGCTGCTTAAAGTAATTAATGATTGGGACTATGACAAAAAAAGTCCTAAGGGTGTTGCTGTATTTATTAAGAGGAATCCTGAATGGTATTATGGAGGAGATAATAATTCAAGTAGTTATTATTGTTCTAAATGTGGAAATAGTCTGATTAAAACAGTAGGAGTTCCAAGGGTTAGGACTGTATCCTTTAGTTATTTTGGGAAAGGCAGTAAAATACTTAAACATCAAAAGGTATTTTTGGCAAAAAACTCTAACAAACCAGTAGGGAGCATAGATTTTACAGATGGTTATACTATCCAGTTAGCTAGAGATTTTTTAAGAAGGTATACATCAGGTCTTAGAGAAACTAAGACAATGATTAAATATTTTCGTATTTTTGAACAAAATATATTTTTAGGCAATTATTTTGATACCCATTTTGCTTGGATAAGGTTTAATACTATTATTGATGAATTTATAAATAATAAACAATATAAATGCAGTGGAAAATGCAGTGAATGTACTTTATTTGAAGATATTGATTTGGGCGAAATTATGAAACCTAAGTTACAAATTGAATCATATAATATGGATACCAGAACCGGTAGACCAAGAAAACCGGATCCCAGAGAAAAATACTGCAGTAAAGCACTCTCAAATGAATGTATTAATCTTGAATGTACAGGTTGTAATAATTTTAAGACAAATGAATTTCTTAGGTATATAATTATACATACAATAAAACATGGTTTACTATGGGCACTTCCCAAGTACGCTGGAGTAAATATTGCAGAAGTACGGGGGGAAGTATATCCAAATGATAGGGAAGATAATATAGATTTAATACTTGTGGATAACAATGAAGGTGGTTCTGGAGCAATCCTTTTAATTGAAAAACATTGGGATAAAATATGGAATTTTGCTGTTGAAGTTATTAGTAGAACTTGTAGCAATCAAGCTAATATTATTTTACCACATTCATGTAAAAGATTTAATAGTGATTTATGCCCATTTATAACCAGGGATTTTTTTAATTATATTGGTTATATAGAATTATAA